From the Phyllobacterium sp. T1293 genome, the window TGATCACCCGCATGATTTCATTGGTGCCTTCGAGAATCTGGTGGACACGCAGGTCACGCACCAGCTTTTCCACGCCGTAATCGTGCAGATAACCATAGCCACCATGGATTTGCAGCGCATCATTGGCAACATTGAAGCCGGTATCGGTGACGAACCGCTTGGCCATGGCAGACCATTTGGAAGCGTCATGTGCCTTGCGGTCAAGCTTTGACGCCGCCGTATAAAGCAGGACGCGCGCCGCCGAAAGTTCCGTTTCCATATCCGCCAGCTTGAATTGCAGCGCCTGAAACTGGTTGATCGCCTTGCCGAATGCCTTGCGCTCGGACGCATAGCTTACTGCCTTGTCGAGTGCCGACTGGGCACCGCCAAGCGAGCAAGCGGCAATATTGAGGCGTCCGCCATCAAGGCCGCCCATGGCAATCTTGAAACCATCGCCTTCGGCACCGAGCAGGTTTGCCACCGGCACGCGGCAATTGTCGAAAATCACCTGCCGGGTGGATTGGGCATTCCAGCCCATCTTGTACTCATTGGCACCGAAGGAAAGGCGGGGCGCATCTTTCGGGATGATCAGCGTCGAGATGCCCTTCGGGCCATCCTCACCGGTGCGCACCATAGTCACATAAAGGTCCGTATCACCTGCGCCTGAAATGAACTGTTTTGCACCATTCAGCACATAATGATCGCCATCGCGCACCGCACGGGTTTTAAGCGCTGCGGCGTCCGAGCCGGAATTGGGTTCGGTCAGGCAATAGCTTGCCAGCCACTCCATCGAGGTCAACCGAGGCACAAAACGCTGGCGCTGTTCGTCATTGCCGTAAAGATCGATCATCCATGTGGCCATGTTGTGGATCGATATGAAGGCGGAGAAGGCCGGGCAGGCGGCTGACAGCGCTTCAAAGATCAGCACCGCATCCAGTCGTTTGAGCCCCGAGCCGCCAAACTCTTCCTTCACATAGATGCCGCCCATGCCGAGCGGGCCGGTTTCCCTGATGACATCAGCTGGAAAATGCTTGTCTCGGTCCCAGGCGAGCGCGTTGGGCGCAACGCGGTCCGCGGCAAAGGCGCGGGCCATGTCCTGAATTGCCAGCTGATCTTCATTGAGTTCGAACTGGCTGGACGCCGTATCCACGAGCGCATCCATGATAACCTCCCTGTATTCCTCTTGGCCGCAGTTTATCCCAAGCGTGGGGCCGCGCAACGACAGAGATGCGTTTTGACGGGGGCTAGGAAGAGAAAGACATATCCGCTACTCAAAGCCCATGACACACGCAATCATGTTGCAGGGAACAGGGTCAGATGTTGGGAAATCCGTCCTGGTGGCCGGACTTTGCCGGCTTGCGCGCAATCGCGGATTAAAAGTTCGGCCATTCAAACCGCAGAATATGTCGAATAATGCCGCTGTCAGCGACGATGGCGGCGAGATTGGCCGGGCGCAATGGTTGCAGGCCGTCGCCTGCGGCGTGCCCTCGTCAGTGCATATGAATCCCGTGCTTTTGAAACCGCAGTCCGAGACCGGCAGCCAGATCATCGTGCAGGGCAAAGTCTGGGGACAGGCGAAAGGGCGTGACTATCAGAAATTCAAGGCGCAGCTCCTCGATGCTGTCATGGCGTCATGGGATATTGTGCGCGATGGCGCTGATCTTGTGATCGTCGAGGGGGCGGGTTCGCCAGCGGAAATCAACCTCAGGGCAGGGGATATCGCCAATATGGGCTTTGCCACCCGCGCCAACGTGCCTGTGCTGCTGGTCGGCGATATCGACCGGGGCGGGGTAATTGCCTCTATCGTCGGAACCCATGCGATCCTGCAACGGCAAGATCGGGATATGATCATCGGTTATCTCATCAATAAGTTTCGCGGTGATGTCTCGCTGTTCGATGACGGGTTGAAAGCCATCAGCCAATTTACCGGCTGGCCCTCTTTCGGCGTCGTGCCGTGGTTGAAAGATGCAGCACGGTTGCCGGCGGAAGATTCGGTTGTGCTGGAACGTCTGGTGAAGGGCGAGGGCCGGGCGCTCAAAATCGCGGTGCCGGTGCTTGATCGCATTGCCAATTTTGACGATCTCGATCCGCTGATGGCCGAGCCGCAGGTGGATGTGGTGATGGTGCGCAGTGGCGAGCGGCTGCCGTCCGATGCCGGGCTGGTTATCATTCCGGGCTCGAAATCCACAATCAGCGATTTGCTGCGGTTTCGCGAAAATGGCTGGGACAAGGATTTGGACCTGCACCGGCGGCGCGGCGGGCATATCATTGGCATATGCGGCGGTTTCCAGATGCTCGGCCGCACGGTGCGCGACCCTGATGGCATCGAGGGCAGCGTGACGGAAACCCAAGGGCTCGGGCATCTCGAGATCGATACGGTGATGGAACCTGAAAAGACCGTGCGCAATGTCGAGGCACATTCACTGCAGTTCGATCTGCCGCTCAGCGGTTATGAAATTCATCTGGGCTGGACGACGGGCCCGGATTGTTCCAGCCCTGTTGCCCGTATCAATGGTGTGAATGATGGTGCGGTATCGAAAGACGGCAAGGTGTTTGGCACCTATCTGCACGGGCTTTTCGGCGCGGATCGCTTTCGTGCGGCGCTGCTGGGGTCGATGGGTATTGCGGCTGATGAGTTTGATTACCGTGCGGGTGTGGATGCCGCGCTGGATAGTATCGCGGGGCAGCTGGAAGAGCTGATTGATGTGGATGCGTTGCTTGCATGTGCTGCAGGCAGATACTGATGCTCACACCCCCACCACTCTCTTACCAAACAGCACACATTCAATTGACATTTCTCGTGGGGGATGAATAACGTCCAGCCCATGATTGGTTCCCATATTGGTCGAAGGCCAAGGGATCAAAAGGGAATGCGACGGCCGTACCCTGAAGGGCGGTCCCACCGCAGCCGACCCCGCGACTGTAGAGCGGCGAGGATCAATGCAAAGCCTGACGCATATGCAGAGGGCAGCCACTGGGAAACCGGGAAGGCGGCATTCATTCCGTGACCCGCGAGCCAGGAGACCTGCCAGTCATAGAGTCTTTCTCAGGAAAGGCTTGGGGTAATCCTGCCCAAGAATCGAAGGGTAATGTCCCTTCAGGCCCAGCACGGAGGTTGTTATGGCTGCTCGTATGACGCATTTGCTTGTTTTCCCGCCCGCATTCCCTTTGATGGATGGATCGTTGCGGTTGCAATAGCGGCGATGCCTCAACTCAATTCAGGTGTGACTTTCATTCTCGGCGGTGCCCGCTCGGGCAAATCCAGCTTTGCCGAAGGCCTGATCAAGTCGTCGGGCCTTGATGCGATCTATGTCGCAACGGGCAGGGCGTGGGATGAGGAAATGTCTGTACGCATTGACCTGCACAAAAAGCAGCGCGGTTCACTATGGCGCACCATAGAAGAGCCGCTTGATCTGCTGGATACCCTGCAAGGGGTGGCTGGCGAGGGCAAGGCTGTTCTTGTCGACTGCCTGACGCTCTGGCTCACCAATCTGATGATGGATGAGCGCAATATTACCGCTGAGACGCGGCAGCTTGTCGAAGCGCTGCCGAAACTTCAAGGTTCGATTGTTCTGGTCTCGAACGAAGTAGGTCTCGGTATCGTTCCGGAGAACCGCATGGCGCGCGATTTTCGCGACCATGCCGGACGTCTCCATCAGGCCGTGGCGCAAGCTGCGGCAACAGTCTATTTCGTGGCAGCCGGACTGCCGCTCACAATGAAGGGATAGGAATATGCAGGGTCAAAAGATTCCAGCAACAGTCATCACCGGTTTTCTCGGTTCGGGCAAAACCACGATGATCCGCAATCTGCTTGAAAACGCCAATGGCAAGCGCATTGCGCTTATCATCAATGAGTTCGGCGATCTGGGCGTCGATGGCGGTCTGCTCAAGGGCTGCGGTATCGAAGCCTGCCGCGACGAGGATGTGATCGAGCTGAACAATGGCTGCATCTGCTGCACAGTGGCGGATGATTTCATTCCGACCATGACCAAGCTGCTTGATCGTCTTGATCGCCCCGATCATATCGTCATCGAGACATCGGGCCTCGCCCTTCCGCAGCCTCTGGTTGCAGCGTTCAACTGGCCTGAAATCAAAACGCAGGTTACGGTTGATGGTGTTGTTACCGTGATTGACGCCTCTGCCGTATCCGAAGGCCGTTTTGCCGATGATCATGACAAGGTTGATGCCCAGCGCATTCAGGATGAATCACTCGATCATGACAGCCCGCTGGAAGAATTGTTCGAAGATCAGATTCGCGCCGCCGACCTGATTGTGCTGAACAAGACAGACCTTATCAATGACAAGCAGCTTGATGGCGTGCGCGGCGATGTGCAAAGCCGCTCGTCCCGCTCGCTCAACATGGTTTCGGCAAGCTTCGGCAAGCTCAGCAATGAGCTTCTGCTGGGGCTTGGCGTTGGCACGGAACAGGACATTGCCAACCGCAAATCGCACCATGAAATGGAGCATGAAGCGGGCGAAGAGCATGATCATGACGAGTTTGAGAGCTTTGTCGTTGGTCTTGGCCCGGTTGCGGAACCAAAGAGCTTTGTTGAAAAGCTGAAGACCGTCATTGCCGATCACGACATTCTGCGCCTGAAAGGCTTTGCCGATGTTCCCGGCAAGCCCATGCGTCTGGTGGTGCAGGCTGTCGGCACGCGCATCGAGCATTACTTTGACCGTGCCTGGAATCCGGGTGAAGAGCGCCAGACGCGTCTCGTCGTTATCGGTCTGCACGATATCGACAATGATGCCATTACATCCGCTGTCACTGCTGCGGCCGTTTAACTGAGGCTGGAAAACTGAATGCATCTCCTGCTTGCCCAGAAAGGCACCATTGCTGAAGGGACCGAGGCTATCGACCTTGGCCAGACGCCGGGAGATGTGTTGTTTCTTTCTGCTGCCGATACGGAACTGGCGAGCCTTGCCTCCGCGCAGCGGCAGGGAGATGGCGCGGTGTCGCTGCGCCTTGCCAATATGATGAGCCTGTCGCACCCGATGTCTGTCGACGCCTATGTGGAGCGGACGGCGCGCCATGCCAAGCTGATCGTGGTCAGGGTTATCGGCGGCGAAAGCTACTGGCCCTATGGTCTGGAAGCGCTGCATGCCTGTGCCGTCAATCACAAGGTGCAGCTTGCGGTGCTGCCGGGGGATGACAAGCCCGATCCGGGGCTCGACCGGTTTTCAACCATTGCCCGGCATGATCGCGATGCGCTCTGGCATTATCTGCTCGAGGGCGGAGCGCAGAATGCGCAGCGTTTTCTCGATTATTGTGGCGCGTTGACCCATTCCAGCGAGAAGCCGCAGGAAGCGGCACCCCTGCTGAAAGCCGGGTTGTGGTGGCCGGGGAAACCAGCGCCTTCGCTGGAAGAAATGCGCAGGAGTTGGCAGGACGGTGCGCCAGTTGCCGCGATCTGTTTCTACCGGGCGCTGGTGCAGAGCGGCCAGACGCAGCCGGTTGAAGCACTGCTGGAAGCATTGCGCGCCAAAGGCCTCAATCCACTGCCGGTGTTTGTCTCCAGCCTGAAAGATCCGGTTTCCATTGCAACGCTGGAGAGCATTTTCGCTGAAGCACCGCCAGCGGTGGTGCTGAATGCCACGGGCTTTGCCGTGTCTGCTCCGGGTTCAGCACGCAAGCCAACCGTGCTTGAGCATGATGGTGCGATGGTCCTGCAGGTTATCTTCTCCGGCTCCAGTGCCGAGCAGTGGCGTCTGTCCGATCAGGGCCTGTCGGCGCGTGATCTCGCCATGAACGTCGCCTTGCCTGAAGTGGATGGCCGGGTATTGTCGCGCGCGGTTTCGTTCAAGTCGGCACAGCATTTCGATGAGGCTGTGGAAGCCAATATCGTCATGCACGAGCCGCAGGCTGACCGCGTGGCATTTGTGGCTGAACTGGCATCAAACTGGGCGCGTCTGCGCATAAGCAAGCCGCAGGAGCGGCGGGTTGCGCTTGTCATGGCAAATTATCCCAATCGTGATGGGCGGCTGGGCAATGGTGTTGGCCTTGATACGCCTGCGGGCACATGGCAGGTGCTAAAATCCCTGCGCGATGCGGGCTACGGTGTCGCCGATCTGCCAGATGATGGTGAGGCGCTGATCAATCATCTGATGGCTGGTCCCACCAATGCGGCCAGCGATGGACGCGACATTCGCGAGACGATTTCCCTCAATCAATACAAGAACTTCTTTGAAGCGCTTCCCGATGTGATTCAAGCGAAGGTGACGGCGCGCTGGGGTGAGCCAAAGGACGATCCGTTTTTCCTTGATGACGCGCGCGGCTTTGCGCTGCCATTGAGCCGCTTTGGTGATGTCCTCGTCGGTATCCAGCCAGCGCGCGGTTACAATATCGATCCGAAGGACACCTATCATTCGCCGGATCTGGTGCCCCCACATGGCTATCTCGCCTTCTATGCTTATCTGCGCACCGTCTATGGTGCCCATGCGATCGTGCATGTGGGCAAGCATGGCAATCTCGAATGGCTGCCGGGCAAATCGCTGGCGCTGTCGGAGGCCTGTTTTCCCGAGGCGGTGCTCGGGCCCGTGCCGCATATCTATCCGTTCATCGTCAATGATCCGGGTGAAGGCACACAGGCAAAACGCCGGTCCTCCGCCGTTATCATCGATCATCTGACGCCGCCGCTGACGCGGGCGGAAAGCTATGGGCCGCTGAAAGATTTGGAAGCGCTGGTTGATGAATATTATGAGGCTTCGGGCGTCGATCCGAGGCGTCTGGTGCGGCTCAAGGTGCAAATCCTGCATCTCGTGCGCGATATCGGTCTTGATAGCGATGCGGGTATTCATGATCATGACCCTGATGATCTCGCCCTGCAAAAGCTTGATGCCTATCTTTGCGATCTGAAGGAAATGCAGATTCGCGATGGCCTGCACATTTTTGGACTGTCGCCGGAAGGGCGCCTGCTGACTGATCTGGTGGTGGCACTGGCGCGTGTGCCGCGCGGTTCGGGTGTTGGGGCGGACCAGAGCCTGCAACGCGCCATTGCTGGCGATCTTGGTTTTGCCGGTTTCGATCCGCTTGATTGCGATATGGCAGCACCGTGGACTGCGGAGCGGCCCGACATTCTGAATGTGGTTACGGACGAGCCTTGGCGCATTGCTGGTGATACGGTGGAGCGCATTGAACTGCTGGCGGCAAAGCTGGTGGCGGGTGAAATCATTTGCCCTACCGAATGGCAAGCGACCCAAGCGGTTCTGGAAGGCATTCGCACGAACCTGCATCCAGCTGTCATGGCTTGCGGCGAGGCTGAGATGACCGGGCTGATGACGGCGCTTTCCGGGCGCTTTGTTGCACCGGGTCCATCAGGTGCGCCGACGCGTGGGCGTCCTGATGTCCTGCCGACAGGGCGCAATTTCTTTTCCGTCGATAGCCGCGCTGTGCCGACTCCAGCTGCGTGGGAGCTTGGACAGAAATCCGCCGAACTTCTGATCCGCCGCTATACGCAGGACCACGGCGAATGGCCGACCTCATTGGGGCTCACCGCATGGGGCACCTCGAATATGCGCACCGGCGGCGATGATATCGCGCAGGCACTGGCGCTGATCGGGGTGAAACCCGTCTGGGATATGGCGTCGCGGCGCGTCACCGGCTACGAAATTATTCCACCTGCGATGCTTGGGCGTCCGCGTGTTGATGTGACTTTGCGCATTTCAGGCTTTTTCCGTGATGCTTTTCCGGACCAGATTGCACTGTTCGACAAGGCAGTGCGGGCTGTTGGCGCTCTGCAGGAAGATGCGGAAGACAATCCCATTGCCAAGCGTATGCGCGATGAACAGGCGCGGCTTGTGGCCGAAGGTGCCGATGAGAAAACTGCACGGCAACGGGCTGGCTTTCGTGTGTTCGGTTCGAAGCCCGGAGCCTATGGCGCAGGCTTGCAGACGCTGATTGACGAAAAGGCATGGGACAAGCGCGACGACCTTGCGGAAGCATGGCTCGTCTGGGGCGGCTATGCCTATGGCGCCGGTGAAGAGGGCAAGGCAGAGCGCGGGCTGCTGGAAGAGCGTTTGCGCACTGTTGAAGCGGTGGTGCAAAATCAGGACAATCGCGAGCATGATCTGCTCGACTCCGATGATTATTACCAGTTCGAGGGCGGTATGTCGGCGGCGGTCGAACAGCTTTCCGGCGAGCGCCCGACCATTTATCACAATGACCATTCGCGCCCGGAAAAACCCGTTATCCGCACGCTTGAGGAAGAAATCGGGCGCACGGTGCGTGGGCGCGTCACCAACCCGAAATGGATCGCCGGTGTGATGCGCCATGGCTATAAGGGCGCTTTCGAGATGGCGGCAACGGTCGACTATCTCTTCGCCTTTGCGGCAACGACGGGTGCCGTGCGCAACCATCATTTCGAAGCTGTCTATCAGGCGTTTTTGATGGATGATGGTGTGCGGGCGTTCCTGAAAGACAAGAACCCGCATGCCCTGCGCGACATCGCGGAAAAGCTTGAAGAGGCCGTAGAGCGCGGCTTCTGGACGCCGCGTTCCAACTCGGCACGATTTGAACTCGGCAAGCTTGCCGCCTGAGACAATGATTCGGAAGGAAGTGCCAAATGGCTGAAAAATCAGAGAAATTGTTGAACCTGACCGAAGAGGAAGTCAACGCGCGGCATGCCGACAAGATGCGCAAGAAGAAGGTCGTGCGCGACAAGATCCTTGCCACCAAAACAGATGAAAAAGGCCTCGTCATTGTCAACACCGGCAAGGGCAAGGGCAAGTCGACGGCGGGTTTCGGCGTCGTGTTCCGGGCGCTTGGTCACGGCATGAAGATTGGCGTCATCCAGTTCGTCAAGGGTTCATGGGATACGGGCGAACGCTGGGTTCTGGAAAAATTTCCGGAGCAGGTGACGATCTCGGCCATGGGCGAGGGCTTTACATGGGAAACGCAGGACCGCGCCCGTGATATCGCCATGGCCAGAGATGCATGGGAACAGGCCAAGACCATGATCCTTGATGATAAAACGGACATTGTCCTGTGTGATGAACTGAACATTGCGCTGCGTTATGACTATCTGCCTGTTGAGGAAATCATCGAGGTGCTCAGGCAGAAACCGCATATGAAACATGTGATTATAACCGGGCGGAATGCCAAGGACGAACTTATTGAGTTTGCTGACCTTGTCACCGAGATGGAAATGATCAAGCATCCGTTCCGTTCTGGTATCAAAGCGCAGAAGGGCATTGAATTCTGATGACAAGCACCTGGCAATTCTGGGCACTGCTTTCGGCCATGTTTGCGGCTCTGACAGCCATTTTTGCCAAGGTGGGCATCGAGAACATCAATTCGGATTTCGCCACGCTGATCCGCACCTTTGTTATCATCGGCGCGCTTTGCCTGTTTTTGACCGTTAGCGGCCAGTGGCAGACCCCTTCGACCATTTCAGCAAAGACATGGACATTTCTGATCCTGTCAGGGTTGGCAACGGGTGCCTCGTGGCTTGCCTATTTCCGGGCCCTGAAGATTGGCGATGCGGCGCGTGTTGCGCCGATCGACAAGCTTTCGGTCGTGATGGTGGCCATCTTCGGTGTGGCCTTTCTTGGCGAAAAGCTGTCGGGGCTCAACTGGTTTGGTGTGTTGCTGATAGCAGCGGGTGTTATCCTGCTCAGCTTCAGGTTTTAGAGGGTTGCAATCCACACCCGGATTGGGTTGCTGGGGTCAAGCAGCAGTTTGGTCGCCAGAGCCAGACAGACGATAATCAGCAGTGGCTTGATGATTTTTGCGCCGTTCTTCATGGCCATGGCGGCACCAACGCGCGCGCCGAGGAACTGGGCAACGCCCATGCACAGGCCGATCTTCCAGTTGATCACGCCAAGAAAGGCGAAAGTGGCAAAGCCACCAAGGTTGGAAGCCAGGTTGAGAAGCTTTGTATGCGCCGTTGCCTTGAGCAGCCCGTAGCCTGCCAGTGAAACGAAGCACAGCATGAAGAACGAGCCGGTGCCGGGGCCGAACAGGCCGTCATAAAAGCCGATCAGCGGAACAATTGTCACGCCGAACAGAAAAGGCGCCATGCGCCGGCTGCGGTCTATATCGCCCATATTGGGCTTCAGGGCAAAATAGAGCGCGATGGCAATCAGCAGGACAGGCAAAAAAGCGCGCAAAAGATCACCGGGCAGAAAACCCGCAAGCAAAGCACCGCCGACACCGCCAAGGCCGGACATAAGCGCCGAGGGCAGCTGTGATTTCAGATGCACATGCCCCTTTTGCGCATAGGCGATGGTGGCGGAGGCTGACCCGAACAGTGATTGCAGCTTGTTGGTGCCGAGCGATTCCACTGGCGACATGCCCGATAGCAGCAGCGCCGGGACGGTGATCAAACCGCCACCACCGGCAATCGAATCGATGAAACCTGCGGCAAAGCCAGCAATGATGAGAATGTAAGGGATATTGTCGAAGAAGGCGGACATGGCGGGAGACTCTTGCAAGAATGCGCCGGACCATA encodes:
- a CDS encoding isobutyryl-CoA dehydrogenase, which gives rise to MDTASSQFELNEDQLAIQDMARAFAADRVAPNALAWDRDKHFPADVIRETGPLGMGGIYVKEEFGGSGLKRLDAVLIFEALSAACPAFSAFISIHNMATWMIDLYGNDEQRQRFVPRLTSMEWLASYCLTEPNSGSDAAALKTRAVRDGDHYVLNGAKQFISGAGDTDLYVTMVRTGEDGPKGISTLIIPKDAPRLSFGANEYKMGWNAQSTRQVIFDNCRVPVANLLGAEGDGFKIAMGGLDGGRLNIAACSLGGAQSALDKAVSYASERKAFGKAINQFQALQFKLADMETELSAARVLLYTAASKLDRKAHDASKWSAMAKRFVTDTGFNVANDALQIHGGYGYLHDYGVEKLVRDLRVHQILEGTNEIMRVIISRSMMGR
- a CDS encoding cobyric acid synthase gives rise to the protein MTHAIMLQGTGSDVGKSVLVAGLCRLARNRGLKVRPFKPQNMSNNAAVSDDGGEIGRAQWLQAVACGVPSSVHMNPVLLKPQSETGSQIIVQGKVWGQAKGRDYQKFKAQLLDAVMASWDIVRDGADLVIVEGAGSPAEINLRAGDIANMGFATRANVPVLLVGDIDRGGVIASIVGTHAILQRQDRDMIIGYLINKFRGDVSLFDDGLKAISQFTGWPSFGVVPWLKDAARLPAEDSVVLERLVKGEGRALKIAVPVLDRIANFDDLDPLMAEPQVDVVMVRSGERLPSDAGLVIIPGSKSTISDLLRFRENGWDKDLDLHRRRGGHIIGICGGFQMLGRTVRDPDGIEGSVTETQGLGHLEIDTVMEPEKTVRNVEAHSLQFDLPLSGYEIHLGWTTGPDCSSPVARINGVNDGAVSKDGKVFGTYLHGLFGADRFRAALLGSMGIAADEFDYRAGVDAALDSIAGQLEELIDVDALLACAAGRY
- the cobU gene encoding bifunctional adenosylcobinamide kinase/adenosylcobinamide-phosphate guanylyltransferase codes for the protein MPQLNSGVTFILGGARSGKSSFAEGLIKSSGLDAIYVATGRAWDEEMSVRIDLHKKQRGSLWRTIEEPLDLLDTLQGVAGEGKAVLVDCLTLWLTNLMMDERNITAETRQLVEALPKLQGSIVLVSNEVGLGIVPENRMARDFRDHAGRLHQAVAQAAATVYFVAAGLPLTMKG
- the cobW gene encoding cobalamin biosynthesis protein CobW, which produces MQGQKIPATVITGFLGSGKTTMIRNLLENANGKRIALIINEFGDLGVDGGLLKGCGIEACRDEDVIELNNGCICCTVADDFIPTMTKLLDRLDRPDHIVIETSGLALPQPLVAAFNWPEIKTQVTVDGVVTVIDASAVSEGRFADDHDKVDAQRIQDESLDHDSPLEELFEDQIRAADLIVLNKTDLINDKQLDGVRGDVQSRSSRSLNMVSASFGKLSNELLLGLGVGTEQDIANRKSHHEMEHEAGEEHDHDEFESFVVGLGPVAEPKSFVEKLKTVIADHDILRLKGFADVPGKPMRLVVQAVGTRIEHYFDRAWNPGEERQTRLVVIGLHDIDNDAITSAVTAAAV
- the cobN gene encoding cobaltochelatase subunit CobN — encoded protein: MHLLLAQKGTIAEGTEAIDLGQTPGDVLFLSAADTELASLASAQRQGDGAVSLRLANMMSLSHPMSVDAYVERTARHAKLIVVRVIGGESYWPYGLEALHACAVNHKVQLAVLPGDDKPDPGLDRFSTIARHDRDALWHYLLEGGAQNAQRFLDYCGALTHSSEKPQEAAPLLKAGLWWPGKPAPSLEEMRRSWQDGAPVAAICFYRALVQSGQTQPVEALLEALRAKGLNPLPVFVSSLKDPVSIATLESIFAEAPPAVVLNATGFAVSAPGSARKPTVLEHDGAMVLQVIFSGSSAEQWRLSDQGLSARDLAMNVALPEVDGRVLSRAVSFKSAQHFDEAVEANIVMHEPQADRVAFVAELASNWARLRISKPQERRVALVMANYPNRDGRLGNGVGLDTPAGTWQVLKSLRDAGYGVADLPDDGEALINHLMAGPTNAASDGRDIRETISLNQYKNFFEALPDVIQAKVTARWGEPKDDPFFLDDARGFALPLSRFGDVLVGIQPARGYNIDPKDTYHSPDLVPPHGYLAFYAYLRTVYGAHAIVHVGKHGNLEWLPGKSLALSEACFPEAVLGPVPHIYPFIVNDPGEGTQAKRRSSAVIIDHLTPPLTRAESYGPLKDLEALVDEYYEASGVDPRRLVRLKVQILHLVRDIGLDSDAGIHDHDPDDLALQKLDAYLCDLKEMQIRDGLHIFGLSPEGRLLTDLVVALARVPRGSGVGADQSLQRAIAGDLGFAGFDPLDCDMAAPWTAERPDILNVVTDEPWRIAGDTVERIELLAAKLVAGEIICPTEWQATQAVLEGIRTNLHPAVMACGEAEMTGLMTALSGRFVAPGPSGAPTRGRPDVLPTGRNFFSVDSRAVPTPAAWELGQKSAELLIRRYTQDHGEWPTSLGLTAWGTSNMRTGGDDIAQALALIGVKPVWDMASRRVTGYEIIPPAMLGRPRVDVTLRISGFFRDAFPDQIALFDKAVRAVGALQEDAEDNPIAKRMRDEQARLVAEGADEKTARQRAGFRVFGSKPGAYGAGLQTLIDEKAWDKRDDLAEAWLVWGGYAYGAGEEGKAERGLLEERLRTVEAVVQNQDNREHDLLDSDDYYQFEGGMSAAVEQLSGERPTIYHNDHSRPEKPVIRTLEEEIGRTVRGRVTNPKWIAGVMRHGYKGAFEMAATVDYLFAFAATTGAVRNHHFEAVYQAFLMDDGVRAFLKDKNPHALRDIAEKLEEAVERGFWTPRSNSARFELGKLAA
- the cobO gene encoding cob(I)yrinic acid a,c-diamide adenosyltransferase → MAEKSEKLLNLTEEEVNARHADKMRKKKVVRDKILATKTDEKGLVIVNTGKGKGKSTAGFGVVFRALGHGMKIGVIQFVKGSWDTGERWVLEKFPEQVTISAMGEGFTWETQDRARDIAMARDAWEQAKTMILDDKTDIVLCDELNIALRYDYLPVEEIIEVLRQKPHMKHVIITGRNAKDELIEFADLVTEMEMIKHPFRSGIKAQKGIEF
- a CDS encoding EamA family transporter — protein: MTSTWQFWALLSAMFAALTAIFAKVGIENINSDFATLIRTFVIIGALCLFLTVSGQWQTPSTISAKTWTFLILSGLATGASWLAYFRALKIGDAARVAPIDKLSVVMVAIFGVAFLGEKLSGLNWFGVLLIAAGVILLSFRF
- a CDS encoding TSUP family transporter, with the protein product MSAFFDNIPYILIIAGFAAGFIDSIAGGGGLITVPALLLSGMSPVESLGTNKLQSLFGSASATIAYAQKGHVHLKSQLPSALMSGLGGVGGALLAGFLPGDLLRAFLPVLLIAIALYFALKPNMGDIDRSRRMAPFLFGVTIVPLIGFYDGLFGPGTGSFFMLCFVSLAGYGLLKATAHTKLLNLASNLGGFATFAFLGVINWKIGLCMGVAQFLGARVGAAMAMKNGAKIIKPLLIIVCLALATKLLLDPSNPIRVWIATL